The following are encoded in a window of Massilia sp. R2A-15 genomic DNA:
- a CDS encoding LytR C-terminal domain-containing protein: protein MKNYTAYLRQLKYGAMFMLCSCAHLQHTQPSSEIKPFYRVSNSPGSAYGYYLLGTYYAGQKRNEQAAEAYRQAIEIDPDLADAHNALGMLHAGEGRYVEAIASLVNAARVAPKVAKFHNNLGYVYHLKADYSGAVTEFRRALALDAHYSLASNNLLASCERMGVVSQRHRVVLANGESRLIELAPCPATSLANHPADGAGETLLDTARAYLRRGAEMITGLATSEPPPVLAGIAVAIPSENARSYRLEISNGNGVPGLAQSLRDTLRPDGAPTPRLTNMKTFTQRDTAIQYRPGFREAARLLSLRIPTRPRLFRDDDLATAVDVRLVLGKDMTERVEMAIREFAGSERSAHAVSVGKEPTAGDSNAPKLARE from the coding sequence GTGAAAAACTACACCGCTTATCTGCGGCAGCTGAAGTACGGCGCAATGTTCATGCTGTGCAGCTGCGCGCATTTGCAACACACGCAACCTTCCTCGGAAATCAAGCCGTTTTACCGCGTGTCGAACTCTCCGGGAAGCGCCTATGGGTACTATCTCCTGGGCACCTACTACGCGGGACAAAAAAGAAACGAGCAGGCCGCAGAGGCATACCGCCAAGCCATCGAGATCGACCCCGACCTCGCCGACGCACACAACGCCCTCGGCATGTTGCATGCCGGTGAGGGGCGTTATGTCGAGGCGATCGCCAGTCTTGTCAACGCCGCGCGGGTGGCGCCAAAGGTGGCGAAATTTCACAACAATCTCGGTTACGTATATCACCTGAAAGCGGACTACTCAGGTGCGGTCACCGAGTTTCGGCGCGCCTTGGCACTCGATGCCCACTATTCGCTGGCGTCGAACAATCTGCTGGCAAGCTGCGAAAGAATGGGAGTTGTCTCTCAGCGGCATCGGGTCGTACTGGCGAACGGCGAATCCCGGCTAATCGAGCTCGCCCCTTGCCCCGCCACAAGCCTGGCCAATCACCCGGCGGACGGCGCCGGCGAAACACTACTGGATACCGCCCGCGCCTACCTGCGTCGCGGGGCGGAAATGATAACCGGTCTCGCCACTTCTGAGCCCCCTCCCGTGCTGGCGGGTATTGCCGTCGCCATACCCTCGGAAAATGCGCGTTCCTACAGGCTTGAAATCAGCAACGGCAATGGCGTTCCTGGCTTGGCGCAGAGTTTGCGCGACACGCTGCGCCCGGATGGCGCGCCAACGCCACGCCTGACGAACATGAAAACATTCACGCAACGCGATACGGCCATTCAGTATCGTCCTGGCTTCCGCGAGGCGGCCCGACTGCTCAGCCTGAGAATCCCGACTCGGCCTCGATTGTTCCGCGACGACGACCTCGCCACGGCGGTGGATGTTCGCCTGGTGTTGGGGAAGGACATGACAGAGCGCGTCGAAATGGCGATCAGGGAGTTTGCCGGGTCGGAACGCTCAGCACATGCAGTGTCGGTAGGTAAGGAGCCAACAGCGGGAGATTCCAATGCACCCAAACTTGCGCGGGAATGA
- the trpA gene encoding tryptophan synthase subunit alpha, whose translation MSRIEATFSALKAHNKTGLVTFITAGDPGPELTVPLMHALVAGGADVLELGVPFSDPMAEGPVIQRACERALKFGIGLTDVFNFVREFRKTNQHTPVVLMGYANPIERIGPDAFIAASKEAGADGAIVVDYPPEECEEFAAAMRAADLDLIFLLAPTSTPERIAQVARVGSGFSYYVSLKGVTGAGTIDTADVARRVAAIREHVKLPIGVGFGIRDGATAKAVASVADAVVIGSRIIQELENTPKEGAVAAVQAFVTGIRHALDSE comes from the coding sequence TTCCGCGCTCAAGGCGCACAACAAGACCGGCCTGGTGACCTTCATCACGGCCGGCGATCCCGGTCCCGAGCTGACGGTGCCGCTGATGCACGCGCTGGTCGCGGGCGGCGCCGACGTGCTCGAACTGGGCGTGCCGTTTTCCGATCCGATGGCCGAAGGGCCGGTGATCCAGCGCGCCTGCGAGCGCGCGCTCAAGTTCGGCATCGGCCTGACCGACGTCTTCAACTTCGTGCGCGAATTCCGCAAGACCAACCAGCACACGCCGGTGGTGCTGATGGGGTACGCCAACCCGATCGAGCGGATCGGGCCCGACGCCTTCATCGCCGCCTCGAAAGAAGCGGGCGCAGACGGCGCCATCGTCGTCGACTATCCGCCGGAAGAGTGCGAGGAGTTCGCCGCGGCGATGCGCGCGGCCGATCTCGACCTGATCTTCCTGCTGGCGCCGACGTCGACGCCGGAACGCATCGCCCAGGTTGCGCGAGTGGGCAGCGGCTTCAGTTATTACGTGTCGCTCAAGGGGGTGACGGGCGCCGGCACCATCGACACGGCCGACGTTGCGCGCCGGGTGGCGGCGATCCGCGAGCACGTGAAGCTGCCGATCGGCGTCGGCTTCGGCATCCGCGACGGCGCGACCGCGAAAGCGGTGGCCAGCGTTGCCGACGCGGTGGTGATCGGCAGCCGGATCATCCAGGAGCTGGAGAACACGCCGAAGGAGGGCGCGGTGGCGGCGGTGCAGGCGTTCGTGACGGGCATCCGTCACGCGCTCGATAGCGAGTAA
- a CDS encoding vWA domain-containing protein, with amino-acid sequence MRMRRCGRESGQVVLLVLFSLVVLIGTVGLAIDSAVGYLIKAKLNAAVDSAVIAAARTVSQGSTQDVQRANAITAAREFFDANYPSGYMGSTAQFSDPDIVFDGGKVVLSAAATATVPTRFMRVLDVGSFNVGANAQVVRKDLDMAVVIDTTGSMNTGSVPGQVRSNTKLFLTKFNQTMDRVALIQYAYGAVTRDGFRPVQRGFDIASMNSHIDAFTFAGSTNSSEGVWHARDQLNNVIQAASRSSMRVIVFFSDGAPNSFASSFAFNTGAGTCTAAGTISTGDDTTSNWPAGLRAQDAISANSPSPCWQNTSIANPAATTHINKLPDWYNAHNPTDLPALREFPVVTNTPRIVTSDTSTRDSAWRNVNRAARNLLEAMAEKSRNEGIYVFTLGLGNALTLPTGPDSEKGEDILKCMANVADAPARCLRAAQPVGTYCHAADENELKPCFDKLASAILRITK; translated from the coding sequence ATGCGCATGCGTCGCTGCGGCAGGGAAAGCGGGCAGGTGGTGCTCCTGGTATTGTTTTCACTGGTAGTGCTGATCGGTACTGTCGGCCTGGCAATCGATTCGGCGGTCGGCTATCTTATCAAGGCCAAGCTCAACGCCGCGGTCGACTCGGCCGTGATCGCTGCGGCCCGCACCGTATCGCAGGGCAGCACGCAAGACGTGCAACGGGCCAATGCGATCACCGCGGCGCGCGAATTCTTCGACGCAAACTACCCTTCGGGATACATGGGATCGACCGCCCAATTCAGCGACCCCGACATCGTTTTCGACGGCGGCAAGGTAGTTCTCAGCGCGGCCGCCACGGCGACCGTTCCGACCAGATTCATGCGCGTACTCGACGTCGGCTCATTTAACGTCGGCGCGAATGCACAGGTGGTGAGAAAGGACCTCGACATGGCGGTGGTGATCGACACTACCGGCTCCATGAACACCGGCAGCGTTCCCGGCCAGGTGCGCAGCAACACAAAATTATTTCTAACCAAGTTCAACCAGACCATGGACCGCGTCGCACTGATCCAGTATGCGTACGGCGCAGTGACGCGCGATGGATTCCGGCCGGTGCAGCGCGGCTTCGATATCGCCAGCATGAATTCGCATATCGATGCGTTCACCTTCGCCGGATCGACCAACTCCTCAGAAGGCGTATGGCACGCGCGCGACCAGCTGAACAATGTGATCCAGGCGGCCAGCCGCTCGAGCATGCGCGTGATCGTATTTTTCTCCGATGGAGCGCCCAATTCGTTCGCATCCTCTTTCGCTTTCAATACCGGAGCGGGTACCTGCACCGCTGCCGGCACCATTTCCACCGGCGATGACACAACGTCCAATTGGCCAGCCGGTCTCAGGGCGCAGGACGCCATCAGCGCCAACTCGCCCTCGCCGTGCTGGCAAAATACTTCCATCGCCAATCCGGCGGCCACGACCCACATCAACAAGCTTCCGGACTGGTACAACGCCCACAATCCCACCGATTTGCCGGCGCTGCGTGAGTTCCCGGTGGTCACGAACACGCCGCGGATTGTCACCAGCGACACCAGCACCCGCGATAGCGCCTGGCGCAACGTCAATCGCGCCGCCCGCAACCTGCTCGAAGCAATGGCCGAGAAATCACGCAACGAAGGGATCTATGTGTTCACCCTGGGACTCGGCAACGCGTTGACCTTGCCGACGGGCCCCGACAGCGAAAAGGGGGAAGACATCCTCAAATGCATGGCCAACGTGGCCGATGCGCCGGCCCGTTGCCTGCGCGCGGCCCAGCCGGTCGGAACCTATTGCCACGCCGCAGACGAAAACGAGTTGAAACCTTGTTTCGACAAACTTGCCTCGGCAATTTTGCGCATCACGAAATAG
- a CDS encoding DUF2277 domain-containing protein, with translation MCRNIKTLFNFEPPATEDEIRAASVQFVRKLSGFTKPSQANQAAFDKAIEDVAAAASVLIASLVTNAEPRDREIEALRAKARNAVRFQRRV, from the coding sequence ATGTGCCGAAACATCAAGACCCTGTTCAATTTCGAGCCGCCGGCGACGGAAGACGAAATTCGCGCCGCCTCGGTGCAGTTCGTCCGCAAGCTGAGCGGCTTCACCAAACCATCGCAGGCAAATCAGGCAGCCTTCGACAAGGCGATCGAGGACGTGGCGGCCGCGGCGAGCGTGCTGATCGCCTCGCTCGTTACCAATGCCGAACCGCGCGACCGCGAGATCGAAGCGTTGCGTGCAAAGGCGCGCAACGCGGTCCGCTTCCAGCGGCGCGTTTAG